CCTCTTCAACGCCAGCCTCGAGGGCAACACCCGCCGCGCCATCGACTTCCATGAGGGCGACGGCGTCGACGAGGAGGCGCTCGCCGCCCTCATCCGCTCCGCCGTCGCGCTCAACTCCACCAAGCGCCGCTAGGTCGGGCGGCGGCCTGCGGTTGCCGGCACACGTCGGCCGGTCGCCACATGCGCCGAACGTTCGGGCGGCGCCGAGCGCCCGGTTGCGCCGTCAGAGCGCCGGGTTGGCGCTCTCGCGGGCGTCGCGGCGGCGGTAGAGGGCGGAGTAGGCCGAGATGCCGAAGCGGCGGAAGGCGTGCAGGCGGAACGGTAGCGGATCCATCACCGGAAGGCCCGGCTCGCGCCCGAGGATCGCCTCCGCGAGGCAGCGGCCCATCATCGTGCCCATCGCGACGCCGCGCCCGTTGAACCCGAGCCCGGCCCAGACGCCGTCCGCCAGACGGTGGAGGTGCGGGAAGTGGTCCTTCGTCATGGCGACGCGGCCGGCCCAGGCGTAGGCCGGGGTGAGAGGGCCGATCTCCGGGAACAGGTTCTCCAGATTGGCGAGCGCCATCCGCGCCGCGGCCTCCCCCGGCACCTCGCTGTAGGGACCGCGCCCGCCCATCACCAGGCGCCCCTCGCGCGTCAGGCGGAAATACCAGAGCAGGCGGCGCGTGTCGGACGCGACATGGTCCTTCGGGAAGATCGACGCCCGAGCGTTCGGGGAGAGCGGCTCGGAGGCGGTCTGGAAGCTGTAGACCGGCACCACGGTGCGCTTCAGTCCGGGCCACAGGTCGTCGGTGTAGCCGTTGGTCGCCAGCACGACATGATCGGCGATGATGCTCGCCCCGGTCGCGAGGCGGAGGCGCCAGCGGGTGCCGTCCCTCTCCAGCGCCACCACGCGCGAGCCGCCATGGATCCGCGCCCCCCTCCCGGCCGCCGCGCGGGCGAGGCCGCGCGCGTAGGCGAGCGGCTGCACCGCCCCGCCGCGGCGGTCCAGCCAGCCGCCGAGGTAGGCGCCGGGCCGGCTGCCGAGCAGCTCGGCCACGGCCTCGGCGTCGAGCGGCTCGACGTCGGCGCCGCGGCGCCGCCACTGCGCGCAGCGGTCCTGCACGAGGCGCAGTGCGGTCCGGCAATGGGCCGGCTGGATCCACCCGGCCCGCTGGACGTCGCAGTCGATGCCGTGCTCGTCGACCAGCGAGAAGACGAGCGACGGAGCGGCGCCCGCCGTCTCGGCCATCCGGCCGCCGA
Above is a genomic segment from Acuticoccus sediminis containing:
- a CDS encoding NAD(P)/FAD-dependent oxidoreductase: MIAEMLNPTMPPSLWAETARERFDAPPPDGDLDVDVAVVGSGFTGLSTALHLAGEGTRVVSVDAAMPGWGASGRNGGQVIPGLKDDPDALEAHFGAAVGGRMAETAGAAPSLVFSLVDEHGIDCDVQRAGWIQPAHCRTALRLVQDRCAQWRRRGADVEPLDAEAVAELLGSRPGAYLGGWLDRRGGAVQPLAYARGLARAAAGRGARIHGGSRVVALERDGTRWRLRLATGASIIADHVVLATNGYTDDLWPGLKRTVVPVYSFQTASEPLSPNARASIFPKDHVASDTRRLLWYFRLTREGRLVMGGRGPYSEVPGEAAARMALANLENLFPEIGPLTPAYAWAGRVAMTKDHFPHLHRLADGVWAGLGFNGRGVAMGTMMGRCLAEAILGREPGLPVMDPLPFRLHAFRRFGISAYSALYRRRDARESANPAL